The following are encoded together in the Bradyrhizobium algeriense genome:
- the nuoE gene encoding NADH-quinone oxidoreductase subunit NuoE, with amino-acid sequence MSVRRLAPKELQPASFTFSEENLAWAKAQIEKYPPGRQASAVIAILWRVQEQHEGWVSEAAIRAVADLLEMPYIRVLEVATFYTMFQLQPVGKKAHVQVCGTTPCRLRGAEDIIKVCQSRIHHDPFHLSKDGNFSWEEVECLGACVNAPMVLIWKDTYEDLTKENFGKVLDGFASGNPPKPGPQIDRQFSAPVGGPTTLKETT; translated from the coding sequence ATGTCCGTCCGCCGCCTCGCACCGAAGGAATTGCAGCCCGCGAGCTTCACGTTCTCGGAAGAGAACCTCGCCTGGGCCAAGGCGCAGATCGAAAAGTATCCGCCGGGTCGCCAGGCGTCCGCAGTGATTGCGATCCTGTGGCGCGTCCAGGAACAGCATGAGGGATGGGTTTCGGAGGCCGCGATCCGCGCCGTCGCCGACCTCCTCGAAATGCCCTACATCCGCGTGCTGGAAGTGGCGACCTTCTACACGATGTTTCAACTGCAGCCGGTCGGCAAGAAAGCCCATGTGCAGGTCTGCGGCACCACGCCGTGCCGCCTGCGCGGCGCCGAGGACATCATCAAGGTGTGCCAGAGCCGCATCCATCACGATCCCTTCCATCTGTCGAAGGACGGCAATTTTAGCTGGGAAGAGGTCGAGTGCCTGGGCGCCTGCGTGAATGCGCCGATGGTGCTGATCTGGAAGGACACCTACGAGGACCTGACCAAGGAAAACTTCGGCAAGGTGCTCGACGGCTTCGCGTCAGGCAATCCGCCGAAGCCGGGACCGCAGATCGACCGTCAGTTCTCGGCGCCGGTGGGCGGGCCGACGACGCTGAAGGAAACCACATGA
- a CDS encoding FkbM family methyltransferase, producing MAQAPIQFDRASGALVGANAWERLAAIALVLGSKVASNFSHRGYNMCANLLRTTLPERGIQIKLNPDATFEFPYGDGYWSKLLNRTYHYENELELLFKDSADVDYTLLDCGANYGYWSVLVSSKPFGSRRAIAIEPSGQNFPKLANNAKINGNRFEAMKCAIGATRGTARLSGTKHEAFSIAGDQSDGEEVPVIALDNLLDDGKVAPGGKYLIKLDVEGVEIEAMKGGVRLMQGDSVLLCEEHGNDPQHTVSRYMLEQTPLKLIVYDPRSNRLETVTDLSILDRIKVSTHVGYNVFGTASAFWLARIDALNAKAGRRVQ from the coding sequence ATGGCGCAGGCGCCCATCCAGTTTGACCGGGCTTCGGGCGCGCTCGTTGGCGCGAACGCGTGGGAGCGTTTGGCCGCGATTGCGCTGGTGCTGGGTTCGAAGGTGGCGTCGAATTTTTCGCACCGCGGCTACAATATGTGCGCCAATCTCCTGCGCACGACGCTGCCCGAGCGCGGCATCCAGATCAAACTCAATCCCGACGCGACCTTCGAGTTTCCCTATGGCGACGGCTACTGGAGCAAGCTGCTCAACCGCACCTACCATTACGAGAACGAACTCGAGTTGCTGTTCAAGGATTCCGCCGACGTCGACTACACGCTGCTCGATTGCGGCGCCAATTACGGCTACTGGTCGGTCCTGGTATCGAGCAAGCCGTTTGGTTCGCGCAGGGCGATCGCGATCGAACCGTCAGGGCAGAATTTTCCGAAGCTTGCCAACAACGCCAAAATCAACGGCAATCGCTTCGAAGCCATGAAATGCGCGATCGGCGCGACACGCGGCACCGCGCGGCTGTCCGGCACCAAGCATGAGGCCTTCAGCATCGCCGGCGACCAGTCTGATGGCGAGGAGGTGCCTGTCATCGCGCTGGATAACCTGCTCGACGACGGCAAGGTCGCCCCCGGCGGCAAATATCTGATCAAGCTTGACGTCGAGGGCGTCGAGATCGAGGCCATGAAGGGCGGCGTGCGGTTGATGCAGGGTGACAGCGTGCTGCTCTGTGAGGAACACGGCAACGATCCCCAGCACACCGTGTCGCGCTACATGCTCGAACAGACTCCGCTGAAGCTGATCGTCTACGACCCGCGCAGCAATCGCCTTGAAACCGTGACCGACCTTTCGATTCTGGACCGGATCAAGGTTTCAACCCATGTCGGCTACAACGTGTTCGGCACCGCAAGCGCATTCTGGCTCGCCCGGATCGATGCGCTCAATGCGAAAGCCGGGCGCCGCGTGCAATGA
- a CDS encoding NADH-quinone oxidoreductase subunit D has product MNEQPQNLRNFTINFGPQHPAAHGVLRLVLELDGEVVERVDPHIGLLHRGTEKLIEHKTYLQAIGYFDRLDYVAPMNQEHAFCLAAEKLLGIAVPRRGQLIRVLYCEIGRILSHLLNVTTQAMDVGALTPPLWGFEEREKLMVFYERASGARMHATYFRVGGVHQDLPPKLIDDIEAWCDPFLQVVADLETLLTGNRIFKQRNVDIGVVTLQQAWEWGFSGVMVRGSGAAWDLRKAQPYECYAEMDFDIPIGKNGDCYDRYCIRMEEMRQSVRIMKQCIAKLRAPDGQGPVVVEDNKIAPPRRGEMKRSMEALIHHFKLYTEGVHVPAGEVYAAVEAPKGEFGVYLVSDGTNKPYKCKIRAPGFAHLQAMDFICKGHLLADVSAILGSLDIVFGEVDR; this is encoded by the coding sequence ATGAACGAACAACCGCAAAACCTTCGCAATTTTACCATCAACTTTGGGCCGCAGCATCCGGCCGCGCATGGCGTGTTGCGCTTGGTGCTGGAGCTCGATGGCGAAGTCGTCGAGCGCGTCGATCCGCATATCGGCCTTCTGCACCGCGGTACCGAAAAGCTGATCGAGCACAAGACCTATCTGCAGGCGATTGGATATTTCGACCGGCTCGATTACGTCGCGCCGATGAATCAGGAGCACGCGTTCTGTCTCGCGGCGGAAAAGCTGCTCGGCATCGCGGTGCCACGCCGCGGGCAGTTGATCCGCGTGCTCTATTGCGAGATCGGCCGCATCCTGTCGCATCTGCTCAATGTCACCACCCAGGCGATGGACGTCGGCGCGCTGACGCCGCCGCTGTGGGGCTTTGAAGAGCGCGAAAAGCTCATGGTGTTCTATGAGCGGGCCTCCGGCGCGCGCATGCATGCGACCTATTTCCGCGTCGGCGGCGTGCATCAGGACCTGCCGCCGAAACTGATCGACGACATCGAAGCTTGGTGCGATCCGTTCCTGCAGGTGGTCGCGGACCTCGAAACGCTTCTGACCGGCAACCGCATCTTCAAGCAGCGCAACGTCGATATCGGCGTGGTGACGCTGCAGCAGGCCTGGGAGTGGGGTTTTTCCGGCGTGATGGTGCGCGGCTCGGGCGCTGCCTGGGACCTGCGCAAGGCGCAGCCCTATGAATGCTACGCCGAGATGGATTTCGATATTCCGATCGGCAAGAACGGCGACTGCTACGACCGCTACTGCATCCGCATGGAAGAGATGCGCCAGTCCGTGCGCATCATGAAGCAGTGCATTGCGAAACTTCGTGCGCCGGATGGCCAGGGCCCGGTCGTCGTCGAAGACAACAAGATCGCGCCGCCCCGTCGCGGCGAGATGAAGCGCTCGATGGAAGCGCTGATCCATCACTTCAAGCTCTATACCGAAGGCGTGCACGTGCCGGCCGGCGAGGTCTACGCCGCGGTAGAGGCGCCGAAGGGCGAGTTCGGCGTCTATCTGGTCTCCGACGGCACCAACAAGCCCTACAAGTGCAAGATCCGCGCGCCGGGCTTTGCCCATCTGCAAGCGATGGATTTTATCTGCAAAGGCCATCTGCTCGCCGACGTCTCCGCCATTCTCGGCTCGCTCGATATCGTGTTCGGAGAGGTCGATAGGTGA
- a CDS encoding NADH-quinone oxidoreductase subunit C produces the protein MDDGKLDALGQTIVSALGGAASAHAVAFNQLTVTVDATKIVEVMKYLRDDPALRFINITDVTAVDYPGREKRFDVVYHLLSPTLNERIRVRAEADETTQVPSIIEVFPGADWFERETYDLYGVIFTGHPDMRRLLTDYGFDGHPLRKDFPLTGFVEVRYDDQEKRVVYEPVRLNQEFRKFDFLSPWEGADYPLPGDEKAEPKA, from the coding sequence ATGGACGACGGCAAGCTCGACGCCCTTGGGCAGACGATTGTTAGCGCGCTTGGCGGCGCGGCGAGCGCCCATGCGGTCGCGTTCAACCAGCTCACCGTCACGGTCGATGCGACGAAGATCGTCGAGGTCATGAAGTACCTGCGCGATGATCCCGCGCTGCGCTTCATCAACATCACCGACGTGACGGCGGTCGACTATCCCGGCCGCGAAAAGCGCTTCGACGTGGTCTACCACCTGTTGTCGCCGACGCTGAATGAGCGCATCCGCGTCCGCGCCGAGGCCGACGAAACCACGCAGGTACCCTCGATCATCGAGGTGTTTCCCGGCGCCGACTGGTTCGAGCGCGAGACCTACGATCTCTACGGCGTGATCTTCACCGGCCACCCCGATATGCGGCGGCTATTGACGGATTACGGTTTTGACGGCCATCCGCTGCGCAAGGATTTCCCGCTCACGGGCTTCGTGGAGGTCCGCTACGACGACCAGGAGAAGCGGGTGGTCTACGAGCCGGTCCGCCTCAACCAGGAATTCCGCAAATTCGATTTCCTCTCGCCGTGGGAAGGCGCGGACTATCCGCTGCCGGGCGATGAGAAGGCTGAGCCGAAGGCCTGA
- a CDS encoding NuoB/complex I 20 kDa subunit family protein — protein MGLSPTATGSSPAIAQAPKGILDPATGRPVGANDPFFLEVNHELSDKGFFVAAADDLITWARTGSLMWMTFGLACCAVEMMQVSMPRYDVERFGFAPRASPRQSDVMIVAGTLTNKMAPALRKVYDQMPEPRYVISMGSCANGGGYYHYSYSVVRGCDRIVPIDIYVPGCPPTAEALLYGILLLQKKIRRIGTIER, from the coding sequence ATGGGACTGAGCCCGACAGCAACAGGCTCTTCGCCCGCGATCGCGCAGGCGCCGAAGGGCATTCTCGATCCCGCTACCGGCAGGCCGGTCGGCGCCAATGATCCGTTCTTCCTCGAGGTCAACCACGAGCTTTCGGACAAGGGCTTCTTCGTCGCCGCCGCCGACGACCTGATCACCTGGGCGCGGACGGGATCCCTGATGTGGATGACGTTCGGCCTTGCCTGCTGCGCGGTCGAGATGATGCAGGTGTCGATGCCGCGCTACGACGTCGAGCGCTTCGGCTTCGCCCCGCGCGCTTCGCCGCGGCAGTCCGACGTCATGATCGTGGCGGGCACGCTGACCAACAAGATGGCGCCGGCGCTGCGCAAGGTCTACGACCAGATGCCTGAGCCGCGCTACGTGATCTCGATGGGGTCGTGCGCCAATGGCGGCGGCTACTATCACTATTCCTACTCGGTGGTGCGCGGCTGCGACCGCATCGTGCCGATCGACATCTACGTGCCCGGATGCCCGCCGACGGCGGAGGCGCTGCTCTACGGCATATTGCTGCTGCAGAAGAAGATCCGGCGCATCGGGACCATCGAACGCTAA
- a CDS encoding NADH-quinone oxidoreductase subunit A translates to MTGILQNYLPLVVFIGVASLIGLALLIAPFLVAFQQPDPEKLSAYECGFNAFDDARMKFDVRFYLVAILFIIFDLEVAFLFPWAVAFGKLGATGFWSMMVFLAVLTVGFAYEWKKGALEWD, encoded by the coding sequence ATGACCGGCATCCTGCAGAATTACCTTCCACTTGTCGTGTTTATCGGGGTGGCGAGCCTGATCGGTCTGGCGCTCCTGATCGCTCCGTTCCTGGTCGCGTTCCAGCAGCCGGATCCGGAAAAGCTCTCCGCCTATGAATGCGGATTCAACGCATTCGACGACGCCCGTATGAAGTTCGACGTCCGCTTCTATCTGGTCGCGATCCTCTTCATCATCTTCGACCTCGAAGTGGCGTTCCTGTTCCCGTGGGCGGTCGCCTTCGGCAAGCTCGGCGCCACCGGCTTCTGGTCGATGATGGTGTTCCTCGCCGTCCTCACGGTCGGCTTTGCTTATGAGTGGAAGAAAGGCGCGCTGGAATGGGACTGA
- a CDS encoding MarR family winged helix-turn-helix transcriptional regulator: MNQKPGKQAAPPPAAAEELAPITAMMSSRLMVLANLLKRGAILRYKRLAGLSSVEFGLVASLGRRPPMSVIRLAEAVGMDKGQISRALAELVTRKLVAKEVNPRDNRETLVCLTKAGLAAHDTIVAGAQERNRRLLEQLGKDELEVLLGQIDRLTDTAAQMLADEKDLN, encoded by the coding sequence ATGAACCAGAAACCGGGAAAGCAGGCCGCGCCGCCGCCCGCTGCGGCTGAGGAGCTGGCGCCGATCACCGCGATGATGTCGTCGCGGCTGATGGTGCTGGCCAATCTGCTCAAGCGCGGCGCGATCCTGCGCTACAAGCGGCTGGCGGGGCTGTCCTCGGTGGAGTTCGGTCTGGTGGCCTCGCTGGGGCGGCGGCCGCCGATGAGCGTCATCAGGCTCGCGGAAGCGGTCGGCATGGACAAGGGGCAGATCAGCCGCGCACTGGCGGAACTGGTCACGCGGAAGCTGGTCGCCAAGGAGGTCAATCCGCGGGACAACCGCGAGACGCTGGTTTGCCTGACCAAGGCGGGCCTGGCGGCGCATGACACCATTGTGGCAGGCGCGCAGGAGCGCAACCGGCGGCTCCTGGAACAGCTGGGCAAGGACGAGCTCGAGGTACTGCTGGGGCAGATCGACCGCCTGACGGACACGGCCGCCCAGATGCTCGCAGATGAAAAGGATTTGAACTGA
- a CDS encoding aromatic ring-hydroxylating dioxygenase subunit alpha encodes MNITQRDRDLGTGYAMKPSTTRTELTSVGRGTPMGELLRRYWHPVGLVADATDIPRKLRVLGEDLVLFRDRHARVGLLHARCCHRGTTLYYGKVEEDGIRCCYHGWKFDTEGRCLEQPCEPEGGLFKDKVRQPWYPLQERYGLIFAYLGPAEKRPALPRYECLENMDDGEFVEADDSSIGGGGPAVIPCNWLQHFENVVDPYHVPVLHGSFSGPQFTNMMASMPEVKFEMSPRGVIVRSIRRQDDGKVFYRVTEAALPTLRVVPNPRVAQFARVESIGWTLPIDDTSFRIYVAGRVKNSGDIGRMRSKFNGKFWWDMTEQEHQQFPGDYEAQVGQGPVTLHSEEHFGQSDRGILMIRRMLGDQLEALAAGRDPIGVSFDSNAPPVEFEAGNFIREA; translated from the coding sequence ATGAACATTACGCAGCGGGATCGCGATCTCGGGACCGGCTATGCCATGAAGCCGTCCACCACGCGGACCGAACTGACCTCGGTCGGCCGCGGCACGCCGATGGGCGAACTGCTGCGGCGCTACTGGCACCCCGTCGGACTTGTTGCCGACGCTACCGATATCCCCAGAAAACTACGCGTGCTCGGCGAGGACCTGGTGCTGTTTCGCGACAGGCACGCCCGAGTCGGCCTGCTGCACGCCCGCTGCTGCCATCGCGGCACCACGCTCTATTACGGCAAGGTCGAGGAAGACGGCATCCGCTGCTGCTATCACGGCTGGAAGTTCGACACCGAGGGCCGTTGCCTCGAACAACCCTGCGAGCCCGAAGGCGGCCTGTTCAAGGACAAGGTGCGCCAGCCCTGGTATCCCCTGCAGGAACGCTACGGCCTGATCTTCGCCTACCTCGGGCCCGCCGAGAAGCGGCCGGCCCTGCCGCGCTACGAATGCCTGGAAAACATGGACGATGGCGAGTTCGTCGAGGCCGATGACTCTTCCATCGGTGGCGGCGGCCCCGCCGTCATCCCCTGCAACTGGCTGCAGCATTTCGAAAACGTGGTCGACCCCTACCACGTCCCGGTGCTGCACGGCTCGTTCTCGGGGCCGCAATTCACCAACATGATGGCCTCGATGCCGGAGGTGAAGTTCGAGATGTCGCCGCGCGGCGTCATCGTGCGCTCGATCCGACGTCAGGACGACGGCAAGGTGTTTTATCGGGTGACGGAAGCCGCCCTCCCCACGCTGCGCGTGGTGCCCAATCCGCGCGTCGCGCAATTCGCCCGCGTCGAATCGATCGGCTGGACGCTGCCGATCGACGACACGTCGTTCCGCATCTATGTCGCCGGCCGGGTGAAGAATTCGGGCGACATCGGGCGGATGCGCTCAAAATTCAACGGCAAGTTCTGGTGGGACATGACCGAACAGGAGCACCAGCAATTCCCGGGCGACTACGAGGCGCAGGTCGGCCAGGGCCCGGTGACGCTGCACTCAGAAGAGCATTTCGGCCAGAGCGACCGCGGCATCCTGATGATCCGGCGGATGCTGGGCGATCAGCTGGAAGCTTTGGCCGCGGGCCGCGATCCGATCGGCGTCTCCTTTGATTCAAACGCGCCGCCGGTTGAATTCGAGGCGGGGAATTTCATTCGCGAGGCGTGA
- a CDS encoding MFS transporter: protein MVDLAPQATVQAEAAARPSIRRYYVLALLTGIYALNFLDRTIFNVLIEPIKKEFALSDTTMGLLAGFGFVLFYSLLGIPIARLADRFNRRNIVAVALAFWSAMTVFCGMAHSVTTLALARIGVGIGESGGTPASQSIIADLFSKNERPRALGVYAIGTYLGVFLGYFIGGYINQYYGWRMAFYVAGLPGIALAAVLWLTISEPKRGAMAETFTPEPIRPTLGFLASQRTFVILLAGFCLTTYTNYATSAWIPPFLARVHHLSSAEIGTYAGTFKGLCGIAGTLLGGFMVAQISRRDDRWKLWAPAITSGLAGPVFALCMLTPDFTTMVATLAATSLLVGFHLGPIFAIAQTVAKPSMRALASAIMLLTAAGFGQGVGPLAVGMLNDALKNDYGAQAVRYSLLSAAVTTTLGALLFIWAARSIRADIQRAS, encoded by the coding sequence ATGGTCGATCTCGCGCCGCAGGCGACTGTTCAAGCGGAGGCCGCCGCAAGGCCCTCGATCCGGCGCTATTACGTGCTCGCGCTGTTGACCGGCATCTATGCGCTGAACTTCCTCGACCGCACCATCTTCAACGTCCTGATCGAGCCGATCAAAAAGGAGTTTGCGCTCAGCGACACCACGATGGGCCTGCTGGCAGGCTTCGGCTTCGTGCTGTTCTATTCGCTGCTCGGCATCCCGATCGCGCGCCTCGCCGACCGCTTCAACCGCCGCAACATCGTGGCCGTTGCGCTGGCGTTCTGGAGCGCGATGACGGTGTTCTGCGGCATGGCGCACAGCGTGACGACGCTGGCGCTCGCGCGCATCGGCGTCGGCATCGGCGAATCCGGCGGCACGCCCGCCTCGCAGTCGATCATTGCCGATCTCTTCAGCAAGAACGAACGCCCGCGCGCGCTCGGCGTCTACGCCATCGGCACTTATCTCGGCGTATTCCTCGGCTATTTCATCGGCGGCTATATCAACCAGTACTACGGCTGGCGGATGGCGTTCTATGTCGCCGGCCTGCCCGGCATCGCGCTCGCCGCGGTGCTGTGGCTGACGATCTCCGAGCCGAAGCGCGGGGCGATGGCGGAGACGTTCACGCCGGAGCCGATCAGGCCGACGCTCGGCTTCCTCGCCTCGCAGCGAACGTTTGTCATTTTGCTCGCGGGCTTTTGTCTCACCACCTACACCAACTACGCGACCTCGGCCTGGATTCCGCCGTTCCTGGCGCGGGTGCACCATCTCTCCAGCGCCGAAATCGGCACCTATGCCGGCACCTTCAAGGGGCTGTGCGGCATCGCCGGCACGCTGCTCGGCGGATTCATGGTGGCCCAGATCAGCCGCCGCGACGATCGCTGGAAGCTGTGGGCACCCGCGATCACGTCAGGCCTCGCGGGACCGGTGTTTGCGCTTTGCATGCTGACACCGGACTTCACCACGATGGTGGCGACACTGGCCGCCACCTCGCTCCTGGTCGGCTTTCATCTCGGCCCGATCTTTGCAATCGCGCAAACCGTCGCCAAGCCGAGCATGCGGGCGCTGGCTTCCGCCATCATGCTGCTGACAGCCGCCGGATTCGGCCAGGGCGTCGGCCCGCTCGCGGTCGGCATGCTCAACGACGCGCTGAAGAATGACTATGGCGCGCAGGCCGTGCGGTATTCGCTGCTGTCGGCTGCGGTCACGACCACGCTCGGCGCCCTTTTGTTCATCTGGGCGGCACGGTCGATACGCGCCGACATTCAGCGGGCGAGCTGA
- a CDS encoding acetoacetate--CoA ligase — MPLTNGAGSFHEGFAEGAFRSNDQAVAHSQLTAFMQWCEVRTGQHLPDHAAMDRFSVEDFRRFWRLFLEWSDLPWHGGVEPVCVGDACETARFFPDLRLNYAECLLTGSPGQSVLTACHANGSRDRLTRGALRCTVARLAKSLQQLGVRPGDHVVAIARNNAEAAIACLATTAIGATFASCAPDMGVPAILLRFAPLEPVVLFGCLRAEPWDPGVPVSERVVGAAAGLPGLTAIIALDDGSLPAGEIMVPLHRLNDLIRDDDTDKDPPGWPRYPFNQPLFTMFSSGTTGAPKCIQHGAGGTLLEHVKEHRLHCDLGPGDKLFFQTSCGWMMWNWQLSALASGVEIVLYDGPLGAPDTFWRIVAEERVTVFGTNPAYLHFCEQKDSSPGRMFDLSALRAMLSTGSTLYPRQYDWVRGEVKAAMPLQSISGGTDIIGCFVLGNPDLPVHRGEAQCRSLGLDVRSLPPPHDPEARIGELVCGNPFPSRPLGFHGDVDGTRFHAAYFAQNPGLWTHGDLIEATPHGGWRLHGRSDGVLNVRGIRTGTGEIYRILDCIEDVLEAIAVEQQAEEEPGGTRMVLLLVLREGLVLNDKMVNHIRSELARCGSPAFVPARIAQVEALPVTFNGKRSEAAARDAVNGRPVRNRDALLNPECLDAIAKHPVLRVPPAVRGARGPPPGRGAIPDPDRLRQDLQAICERVLGVAPIGWSDNLLGFGADSLTVVSLLLEIESYAGYPVPLSAFLAAPSIEGLITVLSVGEEAVTAQQFSQSGPRLRAVGPDDREPICRFLEESFRESGINAATWRRLFDHEWSDHGRGFILLDGDAIAGFIGAVTARRQVNGEAVLVCNLSSWVVHAQYRGWGMALLASLLEEEGLTYTCFTPQPTSWAALMAQRFKPLESHRIAMPPLLQAETLFGPNRPVISFDPAVIRERLTGEQRQIFDDHATYDALQLTVSDGADYAYLVVKRRIHRVAASRLGGLARVLPLGIPYSDILHCSAPELLLRHLERVKLAILRRQRTAALVGEARLFPVQPRGVMLSLRACYRSPQLAAGDLDRLYSEIVLLPI, encoded by the coding sequence ATGCCTCTGACTAATGGTGCAGGGTCTTTTCATGAGGGTTTCGCGGAAGGGGCGTTCCGTTCCAATGATCAGGCCGTCGCGCATTCGCAACTGACTGCCTTCATGCAATGGTGCGAGGTCCGGACGGGACAGCACCTGCCTGATCATGCTGCGATGGACCGCTTCTCGGTTGAGGACTTCCGCCGCTTTTGGCGCCTCTTCCTGGAGTGGTCCGACCTGCCCTGGCACGGCGGGGTCGAGCCGGTCTGCGTCGGCGATGCCTGCGAGACCGCGCGCTTCTTCCCAGATCTTCGTCTCAACTACGCCGAATGCCTCCTCACCGGCAGTCCCGGCCAGTCGGTCTTGACGGCCTGCCATGCTAACGGCAGCCGCGACCGGCTCACGCGGGGCGCTCTGCGCTGCACGGTTGCCCGGTTGGCGAAGTCGCTGCAGCAGCTCGGTGTGCGCCCCGGCGATCACGTCGTGGCGATCGCACGCAACAACGCCGAGGCGGCCATTGCCTGCCTGGCCACCACGGCCATTGGTGCGACTTTCGCTAGCTGCGCGCCGGACATGGGTGTGCCTGCGATCCTCCTGCGCTTCGCCCCTCTGGAGCCTGTGGTGCTCTTCGGTTGCCTCAGAGCTGAGCCATGGGATCCGGGCGTCCCCGTCTCCGAGCGCGTCGTCGGAGCGGCGGCCGGCCTGCCGGGCCTTACCGCGATAATTGCTCTGGACGACGGCTCGCTTCCCGCCGGCGAGATCATGGTGCCTCTGCACAGGCTTAACGATCTGATCCGCGATGACGACACCGACAAGGACCCACCCGGCTGGCCGCGCTATCCGTTCAACCAGCCGCTGTTTACCATGTTCTCCTCCGGCACCACGGGCGCGCCAAAATGCATCCAGCATGGCGCCGGCGGCACCCTGCTGGAGCATGTGAAAGAGCACCGGTTGCACTGTGATCTCGGGCCGGGCGACAAGCTGTTCTTTCAGACCTCCTGCGGTTGGATGATGTGGAACTGGCAGCTCTCCGCGCTCGCCTCCGGCGTGGAGATTGTCCTCTACGATGGGCCGCTCGGGGCGCCAGACACGTTCTGGCGGATCGTCGCCGAGGAGCGCGTGACCGTCTTCGGCACCAATCCTGCCTATCTGCACTTCTGCGAGCAGAAAGACTCTTCCCCGGGTCGGATGTTCGACCTTTCAGCCCTGCGGGCTATGCTTTCCACCGGTTCCACCCTGTATCCCCGCCAGTACGACTGGGTCCGCGGCGAAGTGAAAGCGGCGATGCCGCTGCAGTCGATCTCGGGCGGCACCGACATCATCGGCTGCTTTGTCCTGGGCAATCCGGACCTGCCCGTCCATCGCGGCGAGGCACAGTGCCGCAGCCTCGGCCTCGATGTCCGCTCGCTCCCGCCGCCTCACGATCCGGAGGCGCGCATCGGCGAGCTCGTCTGCGGCAACCCTTTTCCCTCGCGCCCCCTTGGCTTTCACGGTGATGTCGACGGCACGCGCTTTCATGCCGCCTACTTCGCCCAGAACCCCGGCCTCTGGACGCATGGCGATCTGATCGAAGCCACGCCCCATGGCGGTTGGCGGTTGCATGGCCGTTCCGACGGAGTTCTCAATGTGCGCGGCATCCGCACAGGCACCGGGGAGATCTACCGCATCCTCGATTGTATCGAGGACGTCCTCGAGGCTATTGCGGTCGAACAGCAAGCAGAAGAGGAGCCAGGCGGCACACGCATGGTTCTCTTGCTCGTGCTGCGCGAAGGTCTGGTACTCAACGACAAGATGGTGAATCACATCCGCTCGGAGCTTGCGCGGTGCGGCTCGCCGGCCTTCGTGCCGGCGCGTATTGCACAAGTCGAGGCGCTTCCTGTCACCTTCAACGGCAAGCGGTCCGAAGCCGCGGCGCGGGACGCGGTGAATGGCCGCCCTGTACGAAATCGCGACGCTCTGCTGAACCCGGAATGCCTTGATGCCATTGCCAAGCATCCGGTTCTCCGCGTGCCTCCGGCTGTCAGGGGGGCGCGGGGGCCACCGCCAGGCCGTGGGGCGATCCCGGACCCTGACCGGCTACGGCAGGACCTGCAGGCGATCTGCGAACGCGTGCTGGGCGTTGCGCCCATCGGCTGGTCCGATAATCTTCTTGGCTTCGGTGCGGACTCGCTCACAGTGGTGAGCCTGTTGCTCGAGATCGAGAGCTATGCCGGGTATCCCGTGCCCCTCTCGGCCTTTCTGGCGGCGCCCTCGATCGAAGGCCTGATCACGGTCCTCTCCGTCGGCGAGGAGGCAGTGACGGCGCAGCAGTTTAGTCAGTCCGGCCCGCGTCTCCGTGCCGTGGGTCCGGACGACCGAGAGCCGATCTGCCGCTTCCTTGAGGAATCCTTCCGCGAGTCGGGCATCAATGCCGCGACATGGCGTCGGCTGTTCGACCATGAGTGGTCCGATCACGGGCGCGGCTTCATACTCCTTGACGGCGACGCAATCGCTGGGTTCATCGGGGCTGTTACCGCCCGGCGGCAGGTGAACGGTGAGGCCGTGCTCGTCTGCAATCTGTCCTCCTGGGTCGTACACGCGCAATACCGCGGCTGGGGCATGGCCCTGCTTGCCTCGCTGCTGGAGGAGGAGGGCCTCACCTATACGTGCTTCACCCCACAGCCGACATCTTGGGCTGCCCTGATGGCGCAGCGTTTCAAGCCGCTGGAGTCGCACAGGATCGCCATGCCGCCATTGCTACAGGCCGAGACGCTGTTCGGGCCGAACCGGCCGGTCATCAGCTTCGATCCGGCTGTGATCCGCGAGAGGTTGACCGGCGAACAACGACAGATCTTCGACGATCACGCAACGTATGACGCCCTGCAGCTCACCGTCAGCGACGGGGCCGACTATGCCTATCTCGTGGTAAAGCGCCGCATTCACCGTGTTGCGGCGAGCCGACTGGGAGGACTGGCGCGAGTTCTGCCGCTGGGAATCCCCTATTCGGACATCCTGCATTGTAGTGCACCGGAGCTGCTGTTGCGGCATCTCGAGCGCGTCAAGCTAGCGATCCTGCGGCGACAGCGGACGGCGGCGCTCGTCGGGGAGGCGCGGCTGTTTCCGGTCCAGCCACGAGGTGTGATGCTCTCGCTGCGCGCCTGTTACCGTTCCCCGCAACTCGCGGCCGGCGACCTCGACAGGCTGTATTCGGAAATCGTGCTGCTGCCCATCTGA